A DNA window from Candidatus Hydrogenedentota bacterium contains the following coding sequences:
- a CDS encoding nucleotidyltransferase domain-containing protein, producing the protein MKRKETSESGDALIRQMVQRIVRKFDPERIILFGSHARGNPGPDSDVDLMVVVDVPGSKRERQLEIRMALHDIRVPKDIIVTAPEEFVWRKDIAGTLEEPAAREGIVLYARQ; encoded by the coding sequence ATGAAAAGGAAAGAGACAAGTGAGTCCGGTGATGCACTCATTAGGCAAATGGTGCAACGTATAGTCCGCAAGTTCGACCCAGAACGGATAATCCTGTTTGGCTCTCATGCGCGTGGGAATCCCGGTCCCGATAGTGACGTGGACCTCATGGTTGTGGTTGATGTGCCGGGTTCCAAGAGAGAGCGGCAACTTGAGATTCGCATGGCTCTCCACGATATCCGTGTGCCAAAGGACATCATCGTTACGGCTCCCGAGGAGTTCGTGTGGCGCAAGGATATCGCTGGTACGCTAGAAGAACCAGCAGCCCGCGAAGGAATTGTCCTCTATGCCAGGCAGTGA
- a CDS encoding Gfo/Idh/MocA family oxidoreductase: MSQDRECRAEQDVPVVAAPDLPYLPRDPEGYRPVIGLIGCGGIAPYHLRAYRKAGYRVAALCDIAAARADELRNEHYPDGICTTDYREVLARSDVDVVDITTHPSERTAIITDALRAGKHVLSQKPFVTDIDEGRRLVGLAEECGRKLAVNQNGRWAPHFSYMRHAVDAGLIGDVTAIHLALRWDHNWTADTPFNDVKHLILYDFAIHWFDIVTCFMGDRKPLSIFASTAHSPAQRAKPYLLAQVQIEYDGALVSLSFDADTRHGAEDRSVVVGTKGTLVSFGPDLNTQTVTLQTADGIATPTLEGDWFTNGFHGTMTELLCAIEENREPYNSARHNLRSLALCFAAVASAEQRQPIAPGTVLRLPGT; encoded by the coding sequence ATGTCACAAGACCGAGAATGCCGTGCCGAACAAGATGTACCTGTAGTCGCCGCGCCGGACTTGCCGTATCTGCCCCGCGACCCTGAAGGTTACCGGCCGGTCATCGGATTGATCGGCTGCGGCGGAATCGCCCCCTACCATCTTCGCGCCTACCGCAAGGCCGGCTATCGCGTTGCAGCCCTGTGCGATATCGCCGCCGCGCGCGCGGACGAATTGCGTAACGAGCACTACCCCGACGGAATATGCACTACGGACTACCGTGAAGTGCTGGCGCGATCGGATGTCGATGTCGTCGACATAACCACACATCCTTCTGAGCGCACGGCGATTATCACCGACGCGCTGCGCGCGGGTAAGCATGTGTTAAGTCAGAAGCCCTTTGTGACGGATATTGACGAAGGCCGCCGTCTTGTCGGTTTGGCGGAAGAATGCGGGCGTAAGCTCGCGGTGAATCAGAACGGACGCTGGGCGCCGCACTTCAGCTACATGCGCCACGCCGTAGACGCGGGGCTGATCGGCGACGTGACCGCAATTCACCTTGCCCTTCGTTGGGACCACAACTGGACCGCCGACACCCCGTTCAACGACGTGAAACACCTCATCCTCTACGACTTTGCCATCCATTGGTTCGACATCGTGACCTGCTTTATGGGTGACCGAAAACCTCTATCCATTTTTGCTTCCACGGCCCATTCACCTGCCCAGAGAGCCAAGCCCTATCTGCTGGCGCAGGTCCAAATTGAGTACGACGGGGCTTTAGTGTCGTTGTCATTCGACGCAGATACGCGCCATGGCGCGGAAGACCGAAGCGTGGTCGTCGGCACGAAAGGCACTCTTGTCAGCTTCGGCCCCGATCTGAACACCCAGACGGTCACACTGCAGACCGCCGACGGTATCGCGACCCCCACGCTTGAAGGCGACTGGTTTACCAACGGATTCCATGGAACCATGACCGAACTGCTGTGCGCCATCGAGGAAAATCGCGAGCCCTACAACAGCGCCCGGCACAACCTGCGTAGCCTCGCGCTCTGTTTTGCGGCGGTTGCCTCCGCCGAACAACGCCAACCCATCGCGCC
- a CDS encoding HEPN domain-containing protein, with translation MPGSELHLAVVREWVQKAENDLTTAVHTLKLREDCPTDAVCFHAQQCVEKYLKAFLVYRGIHFPRVHNIEELVALVPRTDRPDLSAVEQERLTDFATATRYPGDYDPIPLRDARVVVATARRVRRHVRRLLPKTTTVRRRK, from the coding sequence ATGCCAGGCAGTGAGCTTCACCTCGCTGTCGTGCGCGAGTGGGTCCAGAAAGCCGAAAATGACTTGACGACAGCTGTTCATACGCTCAAGTTGCGTGAAGACTGTCCCACAGATGCGGTTTGTTTTCACGCCCAGCAGTGCGTCGAGAAGTATCTCAAGGCATTTCTGGTGTATAGAGGCATTCACTTTCCTCGCGTACACAATATTGAAGAGTTGGTGGCGCTGGTGCCGAGAACGGATCGTCCTGATTTGAGCGCAGTGGAACAGGAGCGGTTGACGGACTTCGCGACGGCGACCCGCTACCCCGGCGACTACGACCCGATTCCGCTACGTGATGCACGTGTGGTTGTTGCTACTGCGCGGCGGGTGAGAAGACATGTACGTCGATTACTCCCCAAGACGACCACTGTCCGTCGCCGAAAGTGA
- a CDS encoding HNH endonuclease — MVENEIISYLEMCRREGMSLQRGMNFRLKDGYSVILMSVQPNAPYKDRYEDSGAVLIYEGHDVPRSNSETDPKRCDQPYYTASGRLTENGKFYEAAKASMQGVGEDHFVRVYEKLRQGIWSYNGVFRLEDADIEHDGHRNVFKFRLKAIEEPDRGFTKKESLKGRQRIIPTAVKLEVWKRDKGKCVMCGSDDELHFDHIIPYSKGGTSVSAANVQLLCARHNIQKSSKIE; from the coding sequence ATGGTTGAGAATGAGATCATCTCGTATCTTGAAATGTGTCGAAGAGAAGGCATGAGCCTACAGCGGGGAATGAACTTTCGATTGAAAGATGGCTACTCAGTGATCCTTATGTCGGTTCAACCTAATGCTCCATATAAAGACCGTTATGAGGACTCTGGGGCTGTACTGATATACGAAGGGCACGATGTTCCACGCTCGAACTCAGAGACTGACCCAAAAAGATGTGACCAGCCATACTACACAGCTTCGGGAAGACTGACAGAGAATGGCAAATTCTATGAGGCAGCGAAAGCCTCTATGCAGGGCGTGGGTGAAGATCACTTTGTAAGGGTGTATGAAAAGCTACGGCAAGGGATCTGGTCGTATAACGGAGTGTTTCGGCTCGAGGATGCTGATATAGAGCACGACGGGCATCGTAATGTGTTCAAGTTTCGCCTCAAAGCAATCGAAGAACCAGACCGCGGTTTCACCAAAAAAGAAAGTTTGAAGGGAAGGCAACGCATTATCCCTACAGCCGTTAAGCTGGAAGTCTGGAAGCGAGACAAGGGTAAATGTGTAATGTGCGGTTCAGATGATGAACTGCACTTTGATCATATTATCCCATATTCCAAGGGAGGGACTTCAGTATCCGCTGCAAACGTGCAACTGCTTTGCGCAAGGCACAATATACAGAAATCTTCAAAAATAGAATAA
- a CDS encoding Gfo/Idh/MocA family oxidoreductase, with protein sequence MKRWRIAGINFDHMHMGDNLRMAKAHPHVEIVGICHEETGRMQQTIQSLGIPSDRVFTDYRACIETTKPDIVMLCPATARHGEWTEKVAEYGVHIIIEKPFAASLAEADRMVDAVAPTGKLLAINWPMVWRPSHRTTKRLIDEGVIGEVLEVHYYNGNRGPLWHVADKVEVSAEEVIRQKPSSWFYKKGHGGGSLLDYLGYGVTLGTWFQGGRKPIEVTCVVDEPHGLEVDEHSVTVARYAHGLSKFETRWGTFTDPWTHQPQPKCGFVIVGTEGTIGSYDYDQTIRLQRAECPEGRDVPVDHLAAPFQDPIQTVIHCIENDIELDGPLAPAVSRIGQQLVDSAVLSAREKRTVPLVE encoded by the coding sequence ATGAAACGCTGGCGCATTGCAGGAATCAACTTCGATCACATGCACATGGGCGACAACCTTCGCATGGCGAAGGCGCACCCGCACGTCGAGATAGTCGGAATATGCCACGAAGAGACCGGGCGCATGCAGCAGACGATCCAGAGTCTCGGCATCCCTTCCGATCGTGTCTTCACCGATTACCGCGCGTGCATCGAGACGACGAAACCCGACATTGTGATGCTGTGTCCCGCGACAGCGCGGCACGGCGAATGGACGGAGAAGGTCGCCGAGTACGGCGTGCACATCATCATTGAAAAACCATTCGCCGCTTCGCTGGCCGAAGCTGACCGCATGGTGGATGCGGTAGCGCCCACCGGCAAACTGCTCGCCATCAATTGGCCGATGGTGTGGCGGCCTTCACACCGAACCACAAAACGCCTCATTGATGAGGGCGTTATCGGCGAAGTGCTGGAAGTCCACTACTACAACGGAAATCGTGGCCCGCTCTGGCACGTCGCCGACAAGGTGGAGGTCAGCGCCGAGGAAGTGATTCGCCAGAAACCGTCGAGCTGGTTCTACAAGAAGGGCCACGGAGGCGGATCGCTCCTGGACTACCTCGGCTACGGCGTCACCCTCGGCACCTGGTTTCAAGGCGGTCGCAAGCCCATCGAAGTCACTTGTGTCGTAGACGAACCTCACGGGTTGGAAGTCGACGAGCACAGTGTAACCGTCGCCCGTTATGCGCACGGCCTCTCGAAATTCGAGACGCGCTGGGGCACGTTCACCGATCCCTGGACCCACCAACCACAACCGAAATGTGGCTTCGTAATCGTGGGCACCGAAGGTACCATCGGCAGCTACGACTACGATCAAACCATTCGCCTGCAACGCGCCGAATGCCCCGAAGGCCGCGACGTGCCAGTCGATCACCTGGCCGCGCCATTCCAAGATCCCATACAGACCGTTATCCACTGCATCGAAAACGACATTGAACTCGATGGACCGCTCGCGCCCGCGGTATCGCGCATCGGCCAGCAACTTGTGGATTCCGCCGTCCTGAGCGCTCGCGAAAAGCGCACCGTTCCCTTGGTGGAGTGA
- a CDS encoding CoA transferase, producing MPNALSDIKVIDCTRLLPGGLCTMLLGDLGADVIKVEEPGRGDYIRTMPPFAQNESYMHLVLNRNKRSMTLNLKTEAGCDILRELVRHADVLVEGNRPGVMDRLGVGYENLSRVNPGLIYCAITGYGQDGPYAHLPGHDINYMGIAGALELSARKGDTPLPPGLTVADIGGGAQMAAIGILAALHARRVSGKGQFIDISMTDGVVYWLSLFAAWQFGFGTSPRGGEHVLLGQFPCYAVYPASDGNLTVGCLEPHFWANLCAALARPEYVEKQFSLEDAAAIYEDLCGLFRANTRAEWVAYFADKNVCVGPSNLIDEAMKDPHVQHRQMFTTTQHPTEGEIHQLGIPIKLSGTPGTVRRPPPRLGEHTEEVLFGLGYTPSSVAQLNDRGVI from the coding sequence ATGCCTAACGCCCTTTCCGACATCAAGGTCATCGACTGCACCCGGCTCTTGCCGGGCGGCCTGTGCACCATGCTGCTGGGCGACCTCGGCGCGGACGTAATCAAGGTCGAGGAGCCGGGCCGTGGCGACTACATCCGTACCATGCCGCCGTTTGCGCAAAACGAGAGCTACATGCATCTCGTGCTCAACCGCAACAAGCGCAGCATGACGCTCAACCTAAAGACCGAAGCCGGATGCGACATCCTGCGCGAGTTGGTTCGTCACGCTGACGTGCTGGTCGAAGGCAACCGGCCTGGGGTAATGGACCGCCTCGGCGTCGGATACGAGAATCTGAGTCGAGTCAATCCGGGCCTCATTTATTGCGCCATCACTGGCTATGGCCAAGACGGTCCCTACGCGCATCTGCCCGGCCACGACATCAACTATATGGGCATCGCGGGAGCGCTGGAATTGTCCGCTCGAAAAGGCGATACGCCTCTGCCGCCAGGCCTGACCGTTGCCGACATCGGCGGCGGCGCACAGATGGCTGCTATCGGCATTCTGGCGGCGCTGCACGCGCGCCGCGTATCTGGAAAAGGGCAGTTCATCGATATTTCCATGACCGACGGCGTCGTGTACTGGCTGTCATTGTTTGCCGCATGGCAATTCGGATTCGGTACGAGCCCTCGCGGCGGTGAGCACGTCCTGCTGGGTCAGTTCCCATGCTACGCCGTGTATCCCGCATCAGACGGTAACCTCACAGTCGGCTGCCTTGAGCCGCACTTCTGGGCGAACCTTTGCGCAGCCCTCGCGCGTCCGGAGTACGTCGAAAAGCAGTTCTCCCTGGAAGACGCTGCCGCGATATACGAAGACCTATGCGGTCTGTTCCGAGCCAACACGCGTGCGGAATGGGTGGCATATTTCGCCGACAAGAACGTCTGCGTCGGGCCTTCGAATCTCATCGACGAGGCCATGAAGGACCCGCACGTTCAACACCGGCAGATGTTCACAACAACGCAGCATCCCACAGAAGGCGAAATCCATCAGCTTGGAATTCCCATCAAGCTATCGGGCACACCCGGCACCGTGCGAAGGCCCCCGCCAAGGTTGGGTGAACATACAGAAGAAGTTCTTTTCGGGCTTGGCTATACTCCATCGTCTGTCGCACAATTGAATGATCGCGGAGTCATTTGA